The region atatttctatatacatttatattttttaatatttaccACTTTCTTTTATCACCGTCATTTATTGAgtgttatttgtttttgtttaaggaccccctgaggaaggcttgagAGCCAAAACACGATCCTTGTTGGGTTGTGTCTACATAATGAACTGTTGTTGATTATCTTGGAGCTTGTGGTTGGCTTCTTCCACTTTTGTGAACTGTCGCTGTCAGAGAACCTTCTTGGAAGACACAGTTTAAGGTAGAccagggcagggggacagaataggagaaatgctggttcaCGAGGGGGGGCACTGGGACCCCCTTGGTCCTCGGGTAGTGCTTGGTTGCCTGAAGGTCAGTCCACCTGTGTTTGCAgcacacctggggagcagccATGGCACATTGCACACGTTGAAAAATGCAGACCTACACTTTAggtgctaagattatagaattaggggaggtAAAGGGAAATTATATAACGTTTACTAAGTGAAACTCAGCAATGCTCTGGCATTTTTCTGCAAAACAGGGGAGATGGAATGGTTTCAAATGATCATCTATGTCTCAAATTTCATCAACTGCAGTACTGAATGTGCTCCcttacatttttctgcttcttccAAGTCGCTGTCATTTTCTACCAACTCCATATGCAGCTTCTAATCTGCACTGACAATCTGGAATCATATTCTGGTCTGGAGTTGTCAAATTTTTCTCTTTTCAATACATTAGCTTCAGGGTTTGAGCATTTCTACTCCAGTTCCCTTAAGCGtccttttggagggggggagggagttatgGGTTGTTACATTTAAATCTTGCTCTTTAACCTGATGTAATGAATGCCAGTATCTTCATTCCACtgttgatttttttaaaactgtttctGCCTGCCTTTGGTTTCAGCTCCTACAAATTCTCAGGACATTTTGCTGAGCGTACTGCATATAGTTCATTTCATTGCATTTATTACAATTTATAGGCCATAATATCTCATAGGCATGTACTGTATGGTGTACAACTAGAAATACATAATTAAAAGAGTTACTCTTTAGTGTCTCTGCCTTTCTCCTTTTTCTGCCTGTAGGTGGTGTGCCTTTCCCAAGATGCCCGCTATTTAGTCATCACTATGGAGGGAATGGCTCCACTTCATTCTCACCGACAGTTTAGCTTTATAGTTTCTTTTCAAATCCACCACCGCCATACTGGTAAGAGCCTTTGAAACCCATCATCTGCTTGTTTACACCCAGGACTGGTTTTGGGTGGGGAGAAAGTCAAGCAGGGGGTTGGTACTGGCTGGACCCCATCTAAGTTTCTGCTTTGTTcgcaagggagggaagggggggggggggggtatgtgaaaaGACCCTGCATTTTACTGCTGCATCAAGCCTCATTTCAGCCTAAGCACAGCCTGATTTAATGATATATGCACTAGAGTAATGTAAAATTCACATATATTCATCATAATTGCATTTAGTCACATACCAGATTGTCCAGAACAGCACAGTTTCTTGTACTAGCTACATCAGATGCTTGGCTGGACCTCTGTAGCATGAATTGCTATTCAGTTTCTTCTCCTCCACAGACAAGGCGCTGGCAAGTGTGGAAGTCCAGCAGCTGTTATTCGGTAGGGATGAGAAGTGTTTTAGGAAGAAAATGCCAGTCATGCTCCTGTTTGCAAAGGGGAAGCGACAAGAGGTGGGGGTGGCTCTGCCAGTTTCCACTCCCCAACTTGAGGAGCATGTGGAGTCAGATACTGCCCTAGATTGCCAGCCCGGGTAAGTTCACGGAAGCCAATGCTCTAATAACACATGGATCCCCATCTTATAAAAGTGACAAAGGTGACCCAAGTTGCACCCAGTTGATTAGTTAAAAGTTAACCCCCAGTTTTCATGGCATCACACAGTGCAAGAAATTGTCTGATAACATCACTGAAGGGAAGTGCTACTCTTGACTTAAGTAGAATGAAGACATGCTTCCACCTGAACAAGGGACAAGAATGATGTTGTTGCATTGTACTTTATAGACTTCAGGTGAGGAGCAGATGAACACATTTTTTgttggaggggccaaacaaaccaacAAATTCTCTAGTTCCTCATGTTGCACTAGACAAAATATTGGTTGGGACATGGCCCCAGCAGCCCATTCCATTCTGCTGCTTATGCTTCAGGAGAGATAATTCAGGACTTTATTAACATACATTTTGTGATTCTTTTAGGAGTGTTACCTGGGAGATTATTACTGCATGCAATTTTCATCATTAAGTAATTGTCTAACTGGATGGGATGATGGCTAGGATTTTGCAGTAATGCAGAATTTTTGATGTGTCTATATTTTATAATTTCATGTGTCAAGATGCTTTGTACATTGCCTTGGACCTTCAGGGCAGGTGATTCATACTTATTAGGGTGATTCATGCTTAttagccagacttatttttggaaaaacaaaatatgaaagtgcaaaacccctaagagagaaactacactggctcccacttaaagaacgtaccgcGTTTAaggtctgcacgattgttcataaaatcatttacggagatgccctgaCATATATGatggacctcattgacctaccacccagaaatgctaaaagatctgcccgaacacctcttaatctacacttccccaactgtaaaggattaaaattcagactaacacacgcgaccagcttctcatacatgagcacgcaactgtggaatgcactaccaaagcctaccacgaaaatCCATAACCTAACTAcaacactcctccactctaccctCACTCTGAATGTCTTCTCTATATAACCGCTTGACTAGTTCTTTTTTATCATCCCTTAATCTcattgtaacaccaaatgtattgtTTATCCTGTGACGATGCCATAACaggatctctgtaagccacattgagcctgcaaataggtgggaaaatgtaggatacaagtgcaataaataataataataaataataataatgtttaatTGCATGATTGATCACATAAAGCAGCCAACAGATGATTTTATTTTCCGGTACATTTTTATAGTAATCCTGACAACATGAGAGGTTTAACTCTCTCCTCtgccatgcagcattttctctctttccccttccctaccccctagCCAGCAAGgaccttgtctctctctctctctttccccatccaatGTTGCACCTTTGTCTCTCTTCTCCTCACcccttttttctcttccttcaccATTCAGCATTGCTCCCTTCTCTCCATCATCCAGCACTGACCCAttctccctttcccccttaccaTCCAGCATTAACCCTCTGTCCCCCCTCACCATCCAGTATTGCCcgatttctcctccccccacataACACCATCATACCGTATAACCCCACTTGTTACTCTTTTCCCCTCATCTAGCAGTCCCTCTTCTCATCACCACTACCATCTAGCATTGTCCCATCTCTATTCCCCATCCCCCATCATTCTGTATTGCTCTGCttgtcttcctttcctttcccccttGTTTACTTACATAGTCGCTAGGCTGCTTCCTCTTCTGGCATGCATGGTGGCAATGGCTGCAACAAGTAACAGTGAATAGGCAGGGACAATGTCTTGTGTGAGTTGCCGCTGGCTCTGCTGATCCCAGAAAGAGGACGCGACATCAGAGCAGAAGTTGCTTCCTGTTTCTGGGACTGGCAGGGCTAGCAGTGGCGTGCACAATGCAATGTCCCTGCATCTGCCTgccctttattttttttagattttgctcacatctttttcagtagtagctcaaggtgagttacattcaggtactctggatatttctctgtcccaggagggctaagtttgtacctgaggcgatggagggttaagtggcttccccaagatcacaaggagcagcagtgggatttgaaccagccacctctggtttgcaagaccagtgcttaagccactaggccactcctccacccctccttTATTAGTCGTTGCTGTCATCACTGCCATGCAGACCAGGTAACGCAGCAGCCTGGCAACCTTGTGAGTAAACAAGGAGAGCtggggaggaaagggagacagaCAGGGCAAGATAGGATGATGCTGGTAGGTAGAAGAGACAAGGCCATGCgggattgtttgggggggggggggggggagaacaaggaagagagacagagaggtgatgtctagtagcgctttagaaatgataagtagtagtagtagtatgtggccCTTGTGTTACATTTTTAACACATTAACATtttaacatcctatataataattctcatcacCAACATTCTAATCGggaactgcctgtgtccgtgcctCCTTCTTGAGCTAGGCTTCGTAGCCAGGCTAACgccactaacagctgattccaagtggcagggagcggagcAAGTGGGAGTGGAGTAAGTGGTAGTGAGCCGAgcatcaaacaacgaccctcctctccccctgccccccctgcagccaccaatgTACAGCGACCTCCTCCcccttgcccctcctccagccacccatgtccagccacccatgttcagcgaacCTGCTATCTCACCTGCCcgtccttcatccacccatgttgtgtaacgaattcttcggggcaggcagggaagatccccggtcctgcctgcctgctgctggtgctcccccactgccggatcgctgttcaaaatggccgccgatacttacaagggcggcctccaagagatctttcctgcctgccacaAAGATTTCGTTACACAACCCgggtgaatggaggggcaggtgagagagcagggtcgctggacatgggtggctgcaaggggggcagggtgagaggagggttgttgctggacatgggtggctgcaaggggggcaggagagaggagggtcgctggacatgggtggctgcagggggggcaaagggaggggagggtcactggacatggatgactgcagggggggcagggggagaggagagtcaatGGACAGGGGTGGCTGGAGGAAGGAGGTGAGGGGGGTGCTAAGACCagaaaggtgggggtggaaggggggcctcagaccataaagggagggggagggggtgcacacTCACTGTCtatcacatacactgtctctgacacactctgtctatcacaccctacatctctcacacacactccctctcaaacatacactccgaggaaaaccttgctagcgcccgtttcatttctgacagaaacgggccttttttattagtgttaaataaaaatatcatacACTGAATTCTGATGGCATATTATCGTAAGTTAATCTGTTTAGTAAAGAGGGTGAGGATGTGGTGTAGTGCTCGGGGCTCTGAACTATGTTTCAATAGAAGTACTAGGACCAAAGTTTTAATTCTATTTTCCATTTATtctatgaacttgggaaaaaccaCTGCAGCTCTCTATGTCCCACTTCACCTAATTATAAGGGCGTAAAAGTAATAAGATTGTTCCACTCACTCCCTTCATGTCACCCCCAGAAGGCTTGTGTTATAGTCTAAGCAACAAAAATATCTATTGGATCATCCAGCCCCAAAGGTAGCTACATATACGTAAAATGCATTAGGATCCCATTTGAATAAAAGGCACTACAGGACTTCTGATTACATACCTACCATACTGTTACTGTCCCCTTAGCTCTCCCTCATTCTAACCAAAATGGTGGATGCATTGAACAAGTTTCCAGTGAAAAGTGTGTAGTGTGGTGGGTAAACAAATCCAAAGTTAGTGACCTAGCAGAATCTAGTGATAGGAAGggtaaaggggccctgcagtgttTAGCTGCTATCATATCCTATGCTCCTATGAATGACATCAATAGAATTGTTTTTGTCCTGTCCACAGGTTACCAGCAGACAGCTCAGCTGAGCACCTGAGAATTATCAGTGCAGTCAATGAATCCTCTTCTGAGAGCACAGGCGAGTTCCTTGAGGGCCTGACCAAATTTATGTATCTGGTACTGAGCACTTGTGATGATAAACCAAGCAAGTCGATGCCTCCTCTGGACCTAGACAGTGAGACCTTGGAGACACTTCCCTTTTACTTACTGAATATCTCACAGAAGAGGGCTCTGGAATGGCTGGTGGAGTCAGAAGAGCATTTAGTATTGTTGTTTCCCAGTGAGGGTAAATCCCTGCTGGAAAGACAGTCTGTGCAGCAGAGGCTGAGAGGGAAGCTCCTAGAGAAGCTGATAGACAAGCTCCAGGCTTTGATTGATGAGCTAAGGGAGATCCCTGCCTTTCATGACAATTCCCATCTGCTCATGGACCTTCTAGACTTCTGCTATGGTTCCTTCAAAGTTACTTTTGGCCCCAGTGTCACAAGACCAAGTTTAAGAAAGAAGCACCCAGGGGAAAGAAGCTTCAGCCATGAGAAATTACACACACTGCTGCTTCTAAAAGCCCTGCAAAGTGTAAAAGAGCAGTGGCAGGAGAAAAGGAAACTGTCCAGACAAAATCGAAGTGCAGATAGCTCAGCTCACTGCATGCTGCAAGAGCTCACTATGAACTTTACTTCCATCAGTCTCAGCAAGAATTTAGTGGTGCTTCCCACTGCATACACCCTTAACAACTGTGAAGGGGCCTGCACGTTCCCCCAGAGCACCAGGAGCGACTTCGCCACTCATACCATCCTCCTCATCCGCATGCAAGAGAGTGGGATCATGCTCCAGCGGCATCCTTGCTGTGTACCAGTCCGATACTCTGAG is a window of Microcaecilia unicolor chromosome 11, aMicUni1.1, whole genome shotgun sequence DNA encoding:
- the AMH gene encoding muellerian-inhibiting factor, which codes for MEGMAPLHSHRQFSFIVSFQIHHRHTDKALASVEVQQLLFGRDEKCFRKKMPVMLLFAKGKRQEVGVALPVSTPQLEEHVESDTALDCQPGLPADSSAEHLRIISAVNESSSESTGEFLEGLTKFMYLVLSTCDDKPSKSMPPLDLDSETLETLPFYLLNISQKRALEWLVESEEHLVLLFPSEGKSLLERQSVQQRLRGKLLEKLIDKLQALIDELREIPAFHDNSHLLMDLLDFCYGSFKVTFGPSVTRPSLRKKHPGERSFSHEKLHTLLLLKALQSVKEQWQEKRKLSRQNRSADSSAHCMLQELTMNFTSISLSKNLVVLPTAYTLNNCEGACTFPQSTRSDFATHTILLIRMQESGIMLQRHPCCVPVRYSELQIAIYTVDGLTIRLYPNMIANECGCR